A genomic stretch from Falco naumanni isolate bFalNau1 chromosome 6, bFalNau1.pat, whole genome shotgun sequence includes:
- the TCF21 gene encoding transcription factor 21, giving the protein MSTGSLSDVEDLQEVEMLECDGLKMDTNKEFGASTESNEEGSNGENGSPQKGRGASGKRKKAPPKKSPLNGVSQEGKQVQRNAANARERARMRVLSKAFSRLKTTLPWVPPDTKLSKLDTLRLASSYIAHLRQILANDKYENGYIHPVNLTWPFMVAGKPESDLKEVVNTNRLCGPTAS; this is encoded by the exons ATGTCCACTGGGTCCCTCAGTGATGTGGAAGATCTGCAGGAGGTGGAGATGCTGGAGTGCGATGGCCTGAAAATGGATACTAACAAAGAGTTTGGGGCGTCCACCGAGAGCAACGAGGAGGGATCCAATGGCGAGAATGGCTCCCCTCAGAAAGGGAGAGGGGCCTcgggcaagaggaaaaaagctccCCCCAAGAAGAGCCCTTTAAATGGAGTGAGCCAGGAGGGAAAGCAGGTCCAGAGAAATGCTGCCAACGCCAGGGAGAGGGCGAGGATGAGGGTCCTTAGCAAAGCCTTCTCCAGGCTTAAGACCACCTTGCCCTGGGTGCCCCCAGACACCAAGCTTTCCAAACTGGACACCTTGAGGTTGGCCTCCAGCTACATCGCTCACCTGAGGCAGATCCTAGCCAATGACAAGTACGAAAATGGCTACATCCACCCAGTCAACCTG ACTTGGCCTTTTATGGTAGCCGGCAAACCCGAGAGTGACCTGAAAGAAGTGGTGAACACAAACCGCTTGTGCGGCCCGACGGCATCCTGA